One genomic region from Nymphaea colorata isolate Beijing-Zhang1983 chromosome 10, ASM883128v2, whole genome shotgun sequence encodes:
- the LOC116261928 gene encoding hydrophobic protein LTI6B: MGDGTANCVDILLAIILPPLGVFLKFGCKIEFWICLLLTILGYLPGIIYAVYAITK; the protein is encoded by the exons atGGGTGACGGGACGGCCAACTGCGTCGACATCCTCCTCGCTATCATCCTTCCTCCCCTGGGAGTCTTCCTCAAGTTCGGCTGCAAG ATAGAGTTCTGGATCTGCTTGTTGCTGACGATTTTGGGGTACCTTCCTGGGATCATCTACGCCGT